One stretch of Oncorhynchus keta strain PuntledgeMale-10-30-2019 unplaced genomic scaffold, Oket_V2 Un_contig_20007_pilon_pilon, whole genome shotgun sequence DNA includes these proteins:
- the LOC127920600 gene encoding zinc finger protein OZF-like isoform X2, with the protein MASVKLEDCSKTLELNVNIKDEEEEEEIGKSVNHGDHVETFSTSREQQQEDHRAKRSHHCPHCEESFPILSNLKIHLKIHTDQNLYSCTDCEKRFTTSQALTAHQKVHTGEKPYFCFVCGESFSQQGHLKTHHRIHTREKPYSCFDCGESFSQQGHLKTHQRIHTGEKPYSCSDCGKSFSQLGSLKTHQRIHTGEKPYSCSYCGECFSQLGNLKTHKRIHTGEKPFSCTDCGKSFTTSQALTVHQRVHTGEKPYYCSECGKSFSQLDMLKCHQRIHTGEKPYSCSDCGKSFSQLGNLEAHQRIHTGEKPYSCSECGKCFTTSAELKVHKRSHTGEKPYTCSDCRKSFSRLDMLKCHQRIHTGEKPYSCSDCGKRFSQLGNLETHQRIHTGEKPYSCSDCGKNFSRLDTLKRHKCIHKGQKPHQFSQTS; encoded by the coding sequence gagaccaTGTTGAGACATTCTCTACATCCAGAGAGCAACAGCAGGAAGATCACAGAGCTAAGAGGTCTCACCACTGCCCACATTGTGAGGAGAGTTTCCCAAttctatcaaatctaaaaatacACCTAAAAATACACACAGACCAGAATCTGTATTCCTGCACAGATTGTGAGAAGAGATTCACAACATCACAGGCTCTGACAGCTCATCAGAAAgtgcacactggagagaagccatacttCTGCTTTGTCTGTGGGGAGAGTTTCTCTCAACAGGGCCATCTAAAAACCCACCATCGAATACACACAAGAGAGAAGCCATACTCCTGCTTTGACTGTGGGGAGAGTTTCTCTCAACAGGGCCACCTAAAAACCCACCAacgaatacacacaggagagaagccttactcctgctctgactgtggaaagagtttctctcAACTGGGCAGCTTAAAAACACACCaacgtatacacacaggagagaagccttactcctgctcttaCTGTGGGGAGTGTTTCTCTCAACTGGGCAACTTAAAAACACACAaacgtatacacacaggagagaagcctttctcCTGCACTGATTGTGGGAAGAGCTTCACAACATCACAAGCTCtgacagttcatcagagagtgcacactggagagaaaccttactACTGCTCTGaatgtggaaagagtttctcCCAATTGGATATGTTAAAATGTCACCAACgaatacatacaggagagaagccttactcctgctctgactgtggtaAGAGTTTCTCTCAACTGGGCAACTTAGAAGCACACCaacgtatacacacaggagagaagccttactcctgctctgagtGTGGGAAGTGCTTCACAACATCAGCTGAACTAAAAGTTCATAAAAGatcacacacaggagagaagccttacacCTGTTCTGACTGTAGAAAGAGTTTCTCCCGATTGGATATGTTAAAATGTCATCAGCgaatacatacaggagagaagccttattcctgctctgactgtggaaaaagGTTCTCCCAACTGGGCAACTTAGAAACGCACCaacgtatacacacaggagagaagccttactcctgctctgactgcggGAAGAATTTCTCCCGATTGGATACCTTAAAACGCCACAAATGTATACATAAAGGGCAGAAGCCTCATCAATTCTCTCAGACCAGCTAA
- the LOC127920600 gene encoding zinc finger protein OZF-like isoform X1: MASVKLEDCSQTLELNVNIKDEEEEEEKIGKSVNHGDHVETFSTSREQQQEDHRAKRSHHCPHCEESFPILSNLKIHLKIHTDQNLYSCTDCEKRFTTSQALTAHQKVHTGEKPYFCFVCGESFSQQGHLKTHHRIHTREKPYSCFDCGESFSQQGHLKTHQRIHTGEKPYSCSDCGKSFSQLGSLKTHQRIHTGEKPYSCSYCGECFSQLGNLKTHKRIHTGEKPFSCTDCGKSFTTSQALTVHQRVHTGEKPYYCSECGKSFSQLDMLKCHQRIHTGEKPYSCSDCGKSFSQLGNLEAHQRIHTGEKPYSCSECGKCFTTSAELKVHKRSHTGEKPYTCSDCRKSFSRLDMLKCHQRIHTGEKPYSCSDCGKRFSQLGNLETHQRIHTGEKPYSCSDCGKNFSRLDTLKRHKCIHKGQKPHQFSQTS, from the coding sequence gagaccaTGTTGAGACATTCTCTACATCCAGAGAGCAACAGCAGGAAGATCACAGAGCTAAGAGGTCTCACCACTGCCCACATTGTGAGGAGAGTTTCCCAAttctatcaaatctaaaaatacACCTAAAAATACACACAGACCAGAATCTGTATTCCTGCACAGATTGTGAGAAGAGATTCACAACATCACAGGCTCTGACAGCTCATCAGAAAgtgcacactggagagaagccatacttCTGCTTTGTCTGTGGGGAGAGTTTCTCTCAACAGGGCCATCTAAAAACCCACCATCGAATACACACAAGAGAGAAGCCATACTCCTGCTTTGACTGTGGGGAGAGTTTCTCTCAACAGGGCCACCTAAAAACCCACCAacgaatacacacaggagagaagccttactcctgctctgactgtggaaagagtttctctcAACTGGGCAGCTTAAAAACACACCaacgtatacacacaggagagaagccttactcctgctcttaCTGTGGGGAGTGTTTCTCTCAACTGGGCAACTTAAAAACACACAaacgtatacacacaggagagaagcctttctcCTGCACTGATTGTGGGAAGAGCTTCACAACATCACAAGCTCtgacagttcatcagagagtgcacactggagagaaaccttactACTGCTCTGaatgtggaaagagtttctcCCAATTGGATATGTTAAAATGTCACCAACgaatacatacaggagagaagccttactcctgctctgactgtggtaAGAGTTTCTCTCAACTGGGCAACTTAGAAGCACACCaacgtatacacacaggagagaagccttactcctgctctgagtGTGGGAAGTGCTTCACAACATCAGCTGAACTAAAAGTTCATAAAAGatcacacacaggagagaagccttacacCTGTTCTGACTGTAGAAAGAGTTTCTCCCGATTGGATATGTTAAAATGTCATCAGCgaatacatacaggagagaagccttattcctgctctgactgtggaaaaagGTTCTCCCAACTGGGCAACTTAGAAACGCACCaacgtatacacacaggagagaagccttactcctgctctgactgcggGAAGAATTTCTCCCGATTGGATACCTTAAAACGCCACAAATGTATACATAAAGGGCAGAAGCCTCATCAATTCTCTCAGACCAGCTAA